One window of Klebsiella quasivariicola genomic DNA carries:
- a CDS encoding YdgA family protein: MKKSLVAAGIIVALGVVWTGGAWFTGKQLEGRIADMVQQANAQLRSSAPESGLELSYQNYQRGLFSSHLQLVVKPVAGQANGWLAAGQSVVLDEVVDHGPFPLASLKAFNLAPAMASVHTTLVKNDASQALFEIAKGSSPFTVDTRIAYSGDSQSAIILNALDYAKGDEKVTFSGGQFQLEADRDGKNISLKGQAGSGQIDALNEYNQKVQLRFVNLTTDGATELASFNERIGQQKMTLDKLAISVEGKELALIDGMALDGGSTLTQDGKGVNSQVNYTVNSLKLQGQDMGSGKLTLKVDNVDGQAWHQFSQQYSAQSQALLAKPELAQNPELYQQALTETLFNALPILLKGNPSVTISPLSWRNAKGESTLNLSVLLKDPAQVTTPPQTLADSLDRVVQSLDGKVVIPVDMATEFMTKIAGLEGYQPADAAKLAEQQVKGLAAMGQMFRITTMEDNAISSSLQYANGQVTLNGQKMPLQDFAAMFGLEAPSLPDSAPQEGQPQQDDAAPQQDDAAPQP, translated from the coding sequence ATGAAAAAATCGCTGGTCGCAGCAGGAATCATCGTGGCGCTGGGCGTGGTATGGACAGGCGGCGCCTGGTTCACCGGCAAACAACTGGAAGGCCGGATCGCCGATATGGTGCAGCAGGCCAACGCCCAGCTGCGCAGCAGCGCGCCGGAGTCAGGTCTGGAGCTGAGCTATCAGAATTACCAGCGCGGGCTGTTCAGCAGCCACCTGCAGCTGGTGGTGAAGCCAGTCGCCGGTCAGGCTAACGGCTGGCTGGCCGCCGGGCAGAGCGTGGTGCTGGACGAAGTGGTCGATCACGGCCCCTTCCCGCTGGCCTCGTTAAAAGCCTTCAATCTGGCCCCGGCGATGGCGTCGGTCCACACCACACTGGTGAAAAACGACGCCAGCCAGGCGCTGTTCGAGATAGCCAAAGGCAGCTCCCCCTTTACCGTCGATACGCGCATTGCCTACAGCGGCGACAGCCAGTCGGCTATCATCCTCAATGCCCTCGACTACGCCAAAGGGGATGAAAAAGTCACCTTCAGCGGCGGTCAGTTCCAGCTCGAGGCCGACCGCGACGGTAAAAACATCAGCCTGAAGGGCCAGGCCGGTAGCGGTCAGATCGATGCCCTCAACGAATATAACCAGAAGGTACAGCTGCGCTTCGTCAACCTGACCACCGACGGCGCCACCGAGCTGGCCAGCTTCAACGAACGCATCGGCCAGCAAAAAATGACCCTCGATAAACTGGCCATCAGCGTCGAAGGCAAAGAGCTGGCGCTGATCGACGGCATGGCGCTGGACGGCGGCTCCACGCTGACCCAGGACGGCAAAGGCGTGAACAGCCAGGTGAACTACACCGTCAACAGCCTCAAGCTGCAGGGGCAGGATATGGGCAGCGGCAAACTGACGCTAAAAGTGGATAATGTCGATGGTCAGGCGTGGCACCAGTTTAGTCAGCAGTACAGCGCGCAGTCTCAGGCGCTGCTGGCGAAACCGGAGCTGGCGCAGAATCCGGAGCTGTACCAGCAGGCGTTAACCGAAACCCTGTTCAATGCGCTGCCGATCCTGCTTAAAGGCAACCCGTCGGTGACTATCTCTCCGCTGAGCTGGCGCAACGCCAAAGGCGAAAGCACGCTGAATCTGTCGGTTCTGCTGAAGGACCCGGCCCAGGTGACCACCCCGCCGCAGACCCTGGCGGACAGCCTGGATCGCGTGGTGCAGTCTCTTGACGGCAAGGTGGTGATCCCGGTGGATATGGCGACGGAGTTTATGACGAAAATCGCCGGTCTGGAAGGTTATCAACCGGCCGATGCCGCCAAACTCGCCGAACAGCAGGTCAAAGGCCTGGCAGCGATGGGCCAGATGTTCCGCATCACCACCATGGAAGATAACGCCATCAGCAGCAGTCTGCAGTACGCGAACGGCCAGGTGACGCTGAACGGACAGAAAATGCCGCTGCAGGATTTTGCCGCGATGTTTGGTCTGGAAGCGCCTTCGCTGCCGGACAGCGCGCCGCAGGAGGGCCAGCCGCAGCAGGATGACGCCGCTCCTCAGCAGGACGACGCGGCCCCGCAGCCGTAA
- a CDS encoding Mal regulon transcriptional regulator MalI gives MAIAKKITINDVALAAGVSVSTVSLVLSGKGRISSATGERVNQAIEQLGFVRNRQAASLRGGQSGVIGLIVSDLSKPFYAELTAGLTDALERQGKMVFLTQGGRSGEKMAQRFDTLAAQGVDGVIIAGAIDRGSELRERAAEAGVPLVFASRASYLDDVDLIRPDNMQAAQLVTEHLIRRGHQRIAWLGGQSSSLTRAERVGGYCATLLKYGLPFHSEWVLECESSQKQAAEAMAGLLRQNPTITAVLCYNNVVATGAWFGLLRAGRQSGEDGVESYFEQRVALAAFADVPEAALDDLPLTWVTTPAREMGKTLADSMLRRLEEGTGEARNQIMPPRLVTRK, from the coding sequence ATGGCAATCGCAAAAAAGATCACCATCAATGATGTGGCGCTGGCTGCCGGCGTCTCCGTGAGTACCGTTTCACTGGTACTGAGCGGTAAAGGGCGTATCTCCAGCGCCACCGGCGAGCGGGTTAATCAGGCTATCGAACAGCTGGGATTTGTGCGCAACCGTCAGGCGGCCTCGCTGCGCGGTGGGCAAAGCGGGGTGATTGGCCTTATCGTCAGCGACCTGTCAAAACCGTTTTACGCTGAATTAACCGCCGGCCTCACCGATGCGCTGGAGAGGCAGGGGAAAATGGTATTTCTCACCCAGGGAGGACGCAGCGGCGAGAAGATGGCCCAGCGGTTTGATACCCTCGCGGCGCAGGGTGTCGACGGGGTGATTATCGCCGGGGCGATCGACCGCGGGAGCGAGCTGCGCGAGCGGGCGGCGGAGGCGGGGGTGCCGCTGGTGTTCGCTTCCCGCGCCAGCTACCTTGATGATGTCGACCTGATCCGCCCGGACAACATGCAGGCGGCACAGCTGGTGACCGAGCATCTGATCCGCCGCGGCCATCAGCGGATTGCCTGGCTTGGCGGGCAGAGCTCGTCGCTGACGCGCGCCGAGCGGGTCGGCGGCTATTGCGCCACGTTGCTGAAATACGGTCTGCCGTTTCACAGCGAATGGGTGCTGGAGTGCGAGTCCAGCCAGAAGCAGGCGGCGGAGGCGATGGCGGGGCTGTTGCGCCAGAATCCGACCATCACTGCGGTGCTGTGTTACAACAACGTGGTGGCGACCGGCGCATGGTTCGGTCTGCTAAGGGCTGGAAGGCAGAGCGGGGAGGATGGCGTCGAGAGTTACTTTGAACAGCGGGTGGCGCTGGCGGCATTTGCCGATGTGCCGGAGGCGGCGCTTGATGACCTGCCGCTCACCTGGGTGACCACCCCGGCGCGCGAGATGGGGAAAACGCTGGCCGATTCAATGCTGCGGCGGCTGGAAGAGGGGACCGGCGAGGCGCGAAACCAGATAATGCCCCCGCGGCTGGTGACGCGAAAATGA